The Haloarcula sp. CBA1127 genomic interval TCGCCGGACTCGTCGGTCGTCGTTCGGGAGGAGCCGTCAGTGAACATACGGAACCACTCGTTGTTGGCGAAGAAGTCCGCGTGGGCCTCGACGTGGGTGATGACGGCCTTCTGGTCGGCCAGCGTGTTCGACTCCTGTAAGAACGCGTGGGCCGGGTCGTCATTGTTGACGATCTCGAAAGCCTTCCCGCCGAGGAACTGGCCCTGTTTCTGCTGGCGGTCGTACTGCATTCCCCAGCGCCAGTGCGGGTATCGCTCCTGGAACCCGCCGTAGGCGATGAGTTCGTTCATCTCGTCGTAGTCGACGATCCAGTAGTTCACCGGGTACGGCTTCAGCCCGAGCTTTCTGGCGAGATTGCCAGCCTCCTTGACCGGTTCGTCGAGGTCATCGGCCACGCGCTGTTTCGCGAATCTATCGTTGTTCATTGGTCCTCCGTGCTGAGTATGTCGTAGATGGCATCCACCACGTCCTCCGGCGAGGAGACGTACGCGACCGCGACGTTGTCGGCGTCACGGAAGTTGCGTTCGACCTCCTCGGCGTGGGTGGCGTTGATCGCGTTCCCGCTCGGCTGAGTCTCTACGTAGGCGTGGAGGTTCGCCGGGATCTGTTCCATCAGCGGGATGACCTTCTCCTCGGTGTCGTTCGAGGAGTTTTCGCTGTCGCCCGCCGCGAACACGTAGCGGTTCCACTCGCTCCAGGGGTACTCCTCTTCGAGCACTTCGGCGGCGAGTTCGTACGCGCTGGAGATGCGGGTGCCCCCGCCCGAGCGGATGCCAAAGAACTCGTTGCGGTCGACCTCCCAGGCGTCGGCGTCGTGGGCAATGTAGACGAATTCGGCGTTGTCGTACTTGCCCGTGAGATACCAGTCAAGCGGCGTAAAGGTCCGTTCGACCAGTTCTCGCTTCTTCTGGCGCATCGACCCGGAGACGTCCCGGATGTTCACGACGACGACGTTTTTCTCGCGCTCCTCGACGATCTCGGGGTAACGGTAGCGTTCGTCCTCGCGACGGAACGGGATCTGGTCGACACCTTCCCGGCGGATGCGCTGGGAGGTCTCGACCTTCTCGACGTTGTCTTCCATCTCTTCGATGGAGTCCCAGACGGCCTTCTCCTCGCTTGGCAGTTCGTCGTATGCGTCGTCGATCCACGCCTTCGAGACGGGCATATTCTGCTCGCGGGTCCACTCGTAGACGGTTGCCGGCCCCCAGCCGTCGACTTTGAGCGCCTCGCGGACGTAGTCCTCGTCGAAGTCCATCGCGAGCTTCCGCTTGAGCCCTTTCTTGAACAGCCGCTCGAAGTCAAGCGTCGAGGAAGGGCCGGATCTGGTGATGTCCGTGAAGTCACCTTCTTTCTCCTCGATGACCTTCTTGCCTTTCGGTTCGAGGTCGAGCCCCAGTTGTTCGTCGAGTTCCTCGGCGAACTCCTCGGGGTCCATCTCGTAGTACTCGTGTTCGCCGCCCTCCTCGCCGGGCTCGCCGTCCTCATCACCGTCGTCGCCGGGCTGGGGCTGTGGCTGGCCAACTGGGTCGCCCTCTTCGGCGCCTTCGCCCTGGCCGACGCCACCCTGGTCGCGCTGGTCGTACTCGAACTCAGGAAGGTCGACGATCTTGATCGGGATGCGTACCGAATCGCCCCGAGACTGGCCCAGATCGCCGTACTGGATGAACTCGGAGAGGTCCTGTCGGCGCTCCTCGCCCACGTCGCGGTACCGTTCGAGGTCGTCTTTCAGTCCCATCTATAACTCACCTGACTCATGACGTGTCGGCTCGTCAACTCGGCCGACGCCGCCGTGTAGTCGAACATCTCGACCATGTTGTCCAGCGTCTTCGCCTTGAGGCGGGCCGTCTCGGTCCCGGACGGCGGGTTGTCCCACTGCCCGGGCTCGAAGTCCTCGTAGGTCCGCTGGATGTCGTCCCAGTCGTAGCTCCCGAGGACGGTGTTGATGACCGGAATCTCCTTGGGGTTCACGTCGCCGACACGGAACTCCTCATCGCGGCGCTGCCACGCGTGGCGGTTCAGCGCGGTGATGATCTTCTCGGTTCGGAACTGTTCGACGGCGTGGTCGGGCTCGTTGCCGTCGTAGTTCTTCTCGTCGAAGCGGCCCAGATGCTCGATCTCGAACACCTTCATCTTCAGCGGGTCCGGGTCGACGAGTTCGCCCCGCTCGTTTTCGATCTGGTCGTCCGATTCCCAGGCGTAGACGTGCTCGATGTACTCCTCGACGGTCGCCTCGTCGACGCGCTTGTCCCGCATCATCGCGTCGAGCACGTCCTGTTCCTGCTGGCCGAAGATGTAGTTCTTGACAGTCACGACGCGTTCCTCGTACTCTGTGGCCTCACCGGTCGAGAACACAGGGGCGTCTGCAAGCCCCTCGGCGACGGCGTTGAGCACGTCTCGGGGCATCAGCACGTGTTCGACCGGGAGGTCGGGGTGGTGGCGGTCCTGTGGCTCGTGCAGCAGGTCGGCGATGATGTCGCGGACGTAGGTGACCGGGATACCGTGGTCGCCGTCTTCGGCGGTGGTCTCCAGGTCATAGTCGTCGATGTCGACGCGCTCGTCGCCTTCCATCAAGTACCCTCGGTCGAACAACAGAGCCTTGTCCACAAGGTCCAGCCCGGTCGGGATTTCAGCGCTGTCGAGCCGCGAGACGACGGCGTACAGCGCTGCGGACTCGATGGTGTGTGGGGCCAATTCTTTGTCTGTGGCCGTCTCGACCTGGTCCCGGACCGAGATGCTCAGCGGCTCCTGAATCCACGTCTCCAGTTCGTCCCACGTCTCGGGGTCCCAGACCCGCGTCTCGTTTGTTAGCTCGCGGCGCAGGAGCTGGGCCTCCAGCGAGAGATTCGTCAGATACGTGAACTCGTGTTTGTCAAGCCGGCGCTTCAGCGCCTTCAGCGGGTCCTGGCCCTCGCGGTCGGCGTGCTTGTTCAGCTGGGCTTCAAGATCCGGGTTCGAGATGATGACGAGCTGGGTGTCCACGTCCATCCCGATGCCCTTGTCGAGCTTGACGTGGGACTCGTCGGGGACGTTCAGCAGCTTCTGGAGCAGGTCGGCATGCTGGGCGGCGTCCTCAACGACAGTCAGCAGGCCGTTGCCCTGCGAGAGGACGCCGTCGTAGCTGAACGCCTGTGGGTTCTTCCGGCCCCGCGAATCGAGTTCGCGGAGCATCCCGTGCATCCATGAGCCGACGAGGCGCTCTTTGGGCGTGCCCTCATCCTCGGAGTGGAGGATGCCGATGCCGCGGCCAACGTCCACGACGAAGTTCTTCACCCGGAGATGCGATGGCTGGGTGACCGCCGAGAACAGGTCCGTCTCGCCCTGCCGGCGGTACTGCTCTTCGAGGAAGTCGTAGGCCTCCCGCGAGAACGGGTCGAGCTGCCCATCGACGCGGATGGGGATGTGGTCGTCGAGGCGCTCGTTGACCTCGGCGAGCAGGTCTGCCCGCACGTCCTCGGGGAACACCGTCAGCGGGTGGGCCTGGACGGGGCTCTCGTACCAGTCGTCCTCATCTTCGATGGCCGCGTTCCCGTAGGTCATGCTGGTGGCGTCGTTGCCGGCCCCGGCGACGTTCCATTCGACGGTGTAGCGCCGACCTTCGGGTGTCTTCGAGTACTCCCGCAGGCCGTTGATGAGACAGCGCTTCAGTTCGGATTTCCCCGTGGCTGTCGGGCCTTCCAGCCAGATGATCTTCTCGTCTTTCCCGCGGCCCGCCGCAATCGAGCGGAGGTCGTCGACGAAGGCGTTCAGCACCTCGGTGTTGCCGAGGATGGCGTGCTCGCCGTCGTTGTACGGGTCGTCGAAGAAGCGGTAGCGCTCCTTCTCCTCGCCCTCCTCGATGACCATCCGTGTCCCGGCGTCCTCGATGGCGTCGAGGAGGTACTTCGAGGCGTGGGCCGCGACCTGTGGCGTTTCGAGGACGGTGTCGACGTACTCCGCGAGGCTCATCGGTGCCTCGTAGGCGGCGTCGAGTGACTCGTCCGCGCGGTCGATGTACTCCTGGCCTGTCATTACTCTTCCATCTCGCTTTTGGCGACCTCCGCACCAGCGAACTCGAGCACTTCCTTGGCGCCCTCCTCGGAGTAACCCTGCTCGATGAGAGCGTCAACCCACTGGTTGCGCTCCTCGTCGTCCATTTCCGAACTGGAGACCAGCGCGGAGAAGTTGATGTTGTGTTTCTTGTCTTCCCAGAGCTTGCGTTCGAGGGCGCGGCGCAGGCGGTCGTTGTCCTGTGGGTTGAAGGTATCACCCTCGCGGGCGCGACGGGACACCCAGTTCGACACTTCCTGCCGGAAGTCGTCCTTGCGGTCCTCGGGGAGGTTCAGCTTCTCCTCGACGGAGCGCAGGAACTGCTCGTCGGGCTCTTGCTCGCGGCCGGTGAGTTCGTCCTCGACGGTCGCGTCGTCGATGTAGGCCATGACGTGGTCCATGTACTTCTCGCCCTGGCGCTGGATCTCGTCCATGTCGTAGGCCAGCGCATGACGCACGTCCTCGATGGCCCGCTCTTTGTACTCCTCGCGGACGAGTTCGAGGAAGCGGTAGTACTTGCTGAACGACTCCTCGTCGATGGAGCCGTGATTCTCGAGGTTACCTTCGAGGTGATTGAAGGTCGTAAGCGGTGAGAGGAAGTCCCGGCTCCGGTGCATCGAGTCCATGATGGCCTCGGCGATCTCGTCGCCGATGAATCGTGGAGAGACGCCGTCCATCCCCTCGCCGATGTCGGCCATCTTCTCGGCCTCTTCGCGGAGCTTCTTCACGTCGACGTCGTCTGCCTCGTCGATTTCGCCGTTGTAGGCTTTCGCCTTCTGCACGAGGTCGATGGACTCGTTGTCGGGCTCCTCGATGCGGGTGAGGACGCCGAACAGGCCTGCCATCTCCAGGGTGTGGGGCTCGACCTGGATGTCCGGCAGGTCGGCGTTGCGCAGCATCTTCTGGTAGATCTGGGCCTCGGCCTCGTACTGGAGGACGTACGGGAAGTCGATGCGCTTGGTCCGGTCATTGAACGCCTCCATCTTCTCGTCGCCCTTCTTGTCCCGGTACTCGGGCATATTCGTCCGGCCGACGATGACCTGATCGATGTCGATACGGGGGTTGTTCTTGGGCTTGATTGTCTGTTCTTGACTGGCATGGAGGAAGTCATAGAGGAACTCCCGCTGGAGCTTCAGCAGCTCCTCCCCCGAGAAGATGCCGCGGTTGGCGTTACAGAACGCTCCGGAGTAGTCGAAGGCTCGCGGGTCGCTCTCGCCGTAGATGGCGATCTTCGAGTAGTTGACGTCGCCGGTGAGCTCCGTCTCGTCCTGGTTTTTCTTGTCCTTGGGCTCGAAGGTCTCGATCCCGCGGCGCTGGTTCTCGTCAGCGACGAAGCGGACGATCTCGATGTGGTTCTCGAGGACGGACTGAAGATCGTCGTCGTATTCGGCCAGCAGGCGGTCCATGTAGAACTCCGAGGCGGGGTCCAGCGACTGCTCGTTCCGGATGGTGTAGGGGGCATCGAGTTCCGCATTGATGTCCTCGATAACCTTGTCCCGCTGTTTCTGCGGAAGGAGCACGAGCGGGTCCTGATTCATCGGCGACCGGACCACGTCGTCGGCGGGGTCCTGGTCGTGGATGACATCACAGAGGTTCGTCCAGCGGAACGTGTA includes:
- a CDS encoding PrkA family serine protein kinase, with product MSKNKETLEALSKEYRDTIPADLRKTNTFDWYLQQLYDEPTIARNAHQRVADMFDYYGKTYDEEAGVVEYELASEDPLNDGENTFYGRVIHEAIHEFVNKVKSGARGLGPEKRIKLLLGPVGSGKSDFDRQVRRYFEDYTSRDEGRMYTFRWTNLCDVIHDQDPADDVVRSPMNQDPLVLLPQKQRDKVIEDINAELDAPYTIRNEQSLDPASEFYMDRLLAEYDDDLQSVLENHIEIVRFVADENQRRGIETFEPKDKKNQDETELTGDVNYSKIAIYGESDPRAFDYSGAFCNANRGIFSGEELLKLQREFLYDFLHASQEQTIKPKNNPRIDIDQVIVGRTNMPEYRDKKGDEKMEAFNDRTKRIDFPYVLQYEAEAQIYQKMLRNADLPDIQVEPHTLEMAGLFGVLTRIEEPDNESIDLVQKAKAYNGEIDEADDVDVKKLREEAEKMADIGEGMDGVSPRFIGDEIAEAIMDSMHRSRDFLSPLTTFNHLEGNLENHGSIDEESFSKYYRFLELVREEYKERAIEDVRHALAYDMDEIQRQGEKYMDHVMAYIDDATVEDELTGREQEPDEQFLRSVEEKLNLPEDRKDDFRQEVSNWVSRRAREGDTFNPQDNDRLRRALERKLWEDKKHNINFSALVSSSEMDDEERNQWVDALIEQGYSEEGAKEVLEFAGAEVAKSEMEE
- a CDS encoding YeaH/YhbH family protein; amino-acid sequence: MGLKDDLERYRDVGEERRQDLSEFIQYGDLGQSRGDSVRIPIKIVDLPEFEYDQRDQGGVGQGEGAEEGDPVGQPQPQPGDDGDEDGEPGEEGGEHEYYEMDPEEFAEELDEQLGLDLEPKGKKVIEEKEGDFTDITRSGPSSTLDFERLFKKGLKRKLAMDFDEDYVREALKVDGWGPATVYEWTREQNMPVSKAWIDDAYDELPSEEKAVWDSIEEMEDNVEKVETSQRIRREGVDQIPFRREDERYRYPEIVEEREKNVVVVNIRDVSGSMRQKKRELVERTFTPLDWYLTGKYDNAEFVYIAHDADAWEVDRNEFFGIRSGGGTRISSAYELAAEVLEEEYPWSEWNRYVFAAGDSENSSNDTEEKVIPLMEQIPANLHAYVETQPSGNAINATHAEEVERNFRDADNVAVAYVSSPEDVVDAIYDILSTEDQ
- a CDS encoding PrkA family serine protein kinase, with amino-acid sequence MTGQEYIDRADESLDAAYEAPMSLAEYVDTVLETPQVAAHASKYLLDAIEDAGTRMVIEEGEEKERYRFFDDPYNDGEHAILGNTEVLNAFVDDLRSIAAGRGKDEKIIWLEGPTATGKSELKRCLINGLREYSKTPEGRRYTVEWNVAGAGNDATSMTYGNAAIEDEDDWYESPVQAHPLTVFPEDVRADLLAEVNERLDDHIPIRVDGQLDPFSREAYDFLEEQYRRQGETDLFSAVTQPSHLRVKNFVVDVGRGIGILHSEDEGTPKERLVGSWMHGMLRELDSRGRKNPQAFSYDGVLSQGNGLLTVVEDAAQHADLLQKLLNVPDESHVKLDKGIGMDVDTQLVIISNPDLEAQLNKHADREGQDPLKALKRRLDKHEFTYLTNLSLEAQLLRRELTNETRVWDPETWDELETWIQEPLSISVRDQVETATDKELAPHTIESAALYAVVSRLDSAEIPTGLDLVDKALLFDRGYLMEGDERVDIDDYDLETTAEDGDHGIPVTYVRDIIADLLHEPQDRHHPDLPVEHVLMPRDVLNAVAEGLADAPVFSTGEATEYEERVVTVKNYIFGQQEQDVLDAMMRDKRVDEATVEEYIEHVYAWESDDQIENERGELVDPDPLKMKVFEIEHLGRFDEKNYDGNEPDHAVEQFRTEKIITALNRHAWQRRDEEFRVGDVNPKEIPVINTVLGSYDWDDIQRTYEDFEPGQWDNPPSGTETARLKAKTLDNMVEMFDYTAASAELTSRHVMSQVSYRWD